From the genome of Chelmon rostratus isolate fCheRos1 chromosome 1, fCheRos1.pri, whole genome shotgun sequence, one region includes:
- the celf1 gene encoding CUGBP Elav-like family member 1 isoform X3, with translation MNGSLDHPDQPDVDAIKMFVGQIPRSWSEEQLRELFEPYGAVYEINVLRDRSQNPPQSKGCCFITYYTRKSALEAQNALHNMKILPGMHHPIQMKPADSEKNNAVEDRKLFIGMISKKCNENDIRLMFSPYGQIEECRILRGPDGLSRGCAFVTFTARQMAQSAIKSMHQSQTMEGCSSPIVVKFADTQKDKEQKRMAQQLQQQMQQLSAASMWGNLTGLNSLGPQYLALYLQLLQQSASTGNALNNLHPVSGLNAMQNLAALAAAATATQATATGSSAMTTSSSPLSALTSSGSSPTSSSNSSVNPMASLGALQSLAAGSGAGLNMGSLAGMAALNGSLGSGGLSNGSGNTMEALSQAYSGIQQYAAAALPSLYNQSLLSQQSVSAAGSQKEGPEGANLFIYHLPQEFGDQDLLQMFMPFGNVISAKVFIDKQTNLSKCFGFVSYDNPVSSQAAIQSMNGFQIGMKRLKVQLKRSKNDSKPY, from the exons ATGAATGGGTCTTTGGACCACCCCGACCAACCAGATGTTGATGCCATTAAGATGTTTGTGGGACAGATTCCACGGTCCTGGTCTGAGGAGCAGCTTCGTGAGCTATTTGAGCCTTATGGAGCTGTCTATGAGATTAATGTTCTACGAGACCGCAGCCAGAACCCACCACAGAGCAAAG GCTGCTGTTTTATAACGTACTATACTCGCAAATCTGCCTTGGAAGCACAGAATGCTCTGCACAACATGAAGATTCTGCCAGGG ATGCACCACCCAATCCAGATGAAGCcagctgacagtgaaaaaaacaatg CAGTGGAGGACAGGAAGCTGTTTATTGGAATGATCTCCAAGAAATGTAACGAGAACGACATCCGACTGATGTTCTCACCGTACGGACAGATAGAGGAGTGCCGGATACTTCGAGGCCCTGATGGACTGAGTCGTG GTTGTGCATTTGTGACATTCACAGCTCGACAAATGGCCCAGTCAGCCATCAAGTCCATGCACCAGTCCCAGACCATGGAG GGTTGTTCATCACCCATCGTGGTGAAGTTTGCAGACACTCAGAAGGACAAGGAGCAGAAGCGCATGGcccaacagctgcagcagcagatgcaaCAACTCAGTGCTGCTTCCATGTGGGGAAATCTCACTGGGCTCAACAGTCTTGGGCCACAGTACctagca CTCTACTTACAGTTATTGCAACAGTCAGCCTCGACAGGGAATGCGCTCAACAACCTGCATCCTGTTTCAG gcCTTAATGCCATGCAGAACCTGGCTgctttagcagcagcagcaactgcCACACAGGCCACGGCCACAGGCTCCAGCGCCATGACAACATCTAGTAGCCCACTAAGTGCACTAACAAGCTCAG GCTCCTCCCCAACCTCCAGCAGCAACTCATCAGTGAACCCCATGGCTTCTTTGGGGGCCCTGCAGTCTCTGGCTGCTGGTTCTGGAGCTGGTCTCAACATGGGCTCCCTTGCAG gcaTGGCAGCACTAAATGGCAGCCTTGGTTCTGGAGGCCTGTCTAATGGCTCAGGAAACACCATGGAGGCACTGAGCCAGGCCTACTCAGGCATCCAGCagtatgctgctgctgccctcccCAGCCTGTACAACCAGAGCCTGCTGTCCCAGCAGAGCGTctcagcagcaggcagccaaAAGGAAG GTCCGGAAGGTGCCAACTTGTTCATCTACCACCTTCCCCAGGAGTTTGGAGACCAGGACCTGCTCCAGATGTTTATGCCCTTTGGAAATGTCATCTCTGCTAAAGTCTTCattgacaaacaaacaaacctcagCAAATGTTTTG GCTTTGTGAGCTATGACAACCCTGTGTCATCGCAGGCAGCCATCCAGTCCATGAATGGCTTCCAGATCGGTATGAAGAGGCTGAAGGTGCAGCTGAAGCGCTCAAAGAATGACAGCAAGCCCTATTGA
- the celf1 gene encoding CUGBP Elav-like family member 1 isoform X1 — MDSLDPETLYVSPEQTGQPTLPLPNSEVSNLALGGGKKMNGSLDHPDQPDVDAIKMFVGQIPRSWSEEQLRELFEPYGAVYEINVLRDRSQNPPQSKGCCFITYYTRKSALEAQNALHNMKILPGMHHPIQMKPADSEKNNAVEDRKLFIGMISKKCNENDIRLMFSPYGQIEECRILRGPDGLSRGCAFVTFTARQMAQSAIKSMHQSQTMEGCSSPIVVKFADTQKDKEQKRMAQQLQQQMQQLSAASMWGNLTGLNSLGPQYLALYLQLLQQSASTGNALNNLHPVSGLNAMQNLAALAAAATATQATATGSSAMTTSSSPLSALTSSGSSPTSSSNSSVNPMASLGALQSLAAGSGAGLNMGSLAGMAALNGSLGSGGLSNGSGNTMEALSQAYSGIQQYAAAALPSLYNQSLLSQQSVSAAGSQKEGPEGANLFIYHLPQEFGDQDLLQMFMPFGNVISAKVFIDKQTNLSKCFGFVSYDNPVSSQAAIQSMNGFQIGMKRLKVQLKRSKNDSKPY; from the exons tggAAAGAAGATGAATGGGTCTTTGGACCACCCCGACCAACCAGATGTTGATGCCATTAAGATGTTTGTGGGACAGATTCCACGGTCCTGGTCTGAGGAGCAGCTTCGTGAGCTATTTGAGCCTTATGGAGCTGTCTATGAGATTAATGTTCTACGAGACCGCAGCCAGAACCCACCACAGAGCAAAG GCTGCTGTTTTATAACGTACTATACTCGCAAATCTGCCTTGGAAGCACAGAATGCTCTGCACAACATGAAGATTCTGCCAGGG ATGCACCACCCAATCCAGATGAAGCcagctgacagtgaaaaaaacaatg CAGTGGAGGACAGGAAGCTGTTTATTGGAATGATCTCCAAGAAATGTAACGAGAACGACATCCGACTGATGTTCTCACCGTACGGACAGATAGAGGAGTGCCGGATACTTCGAGGCCCTGATGGACTGAGTCGTG GTTGTGCATTTGTGACATTCACAGCTCGACAAATGGCCCAGTCAGCCATCAAGTCCATGCACCAGTCCCAGACCATGGAG GGTTGTTCATCACCCATCGTGGTGAAGTTTGCAGACACTCAGAAGGACAAGGAGCAGAAGCGCATGGcccaacagctgcagcagcagatgcaaCAACTCAGTGCTGCTTCCATGTGGGGAAATCTCACTGGGCTCAACAGTCTTGGGCCACAGTACctagca CTCTACTTACAGTTATTGCAACAGTCAGCCTCGACAGGGAATGCGCTCAACAACCTGCATCCTGTTTCAG gcCTTAATGCCATGCAGAACCTGGCTgctttagcagcagcagcaactgcCACACAGGCCACGGCCACAGGCTCCAGCGCCATGACAACATCTAGTAGCCCACTAAGTGCACTAACAAGCTCAG GCTCCTCCCCAACCTCCAGCAGCAACTCATCAGTGAACCCCATGGCTTCTTTGGGGGCCCTGCAGTCTCTGGCTGCTGGTTCTGGAGCTGGTCTCAACATGGGCTCCCTTGCAG gcaTGGCAGCACTAAATGGCAGCCTTGGTTCTGGAGGCCTGTCTAATGGCTCAGGAAACACCATGGAGGCACTGAGCCAGGCCTACTCAGGCATCCAGCagtatgctgctgctgccctcccCAGCCTGTACAACCAGAGCCTGCTGTCCCAGCAGAGCGTctcagcagcaggcagccaaAAGGAAG GTCCGGAAGGTGCCAACTTGTTCATCTACCACCTTCCCCAGGAGTTTGGAGACCAGGACCTGCTCCAGATGTTTATGCCCTTTGGAAATGTCATCTCTGCTAAAGTCTTCattgacaaacaaacaaacctcagCAAATGTTTTG GCTTTGTGAGCTATGACAACCCTGTGTCATCGCAGGCAGCCATCCAGTCCATGAATGGCTTCCAGATCGGTATGAAGAGGCTGAAGGTGCAGCTGAAGCGCTCAAAGAATGACAGCAAGCCCTATTGA
- the celf1 gene encoding CUGBP Elav-like family member 1 isoform X4 → MISKKCNENDIRLMFSPYGQIEECRILRGPDGLSRGCAFVTFTARQMAQSAIKSMHQSQTMEGCSSPIVVKFADTQKDKEQKRMAQQLQQQMQQLSAASMWGNLTGLNSLGPQYLALYLQLLQQSASTGNALNNLHPVSGLNAMQNLAALAAAATATQATATGSSAMTTSSSPLSALTSSGSSPTSSSNSSVNPMASLGALQSLAAGSGAGLNMGSLAGMAALNGSLGSGGLSNGSGNTMEALSQAYSGIQQYAAAALPSLYNQSLLSQQSVSAAGSQKEGPEGANLFIYHLPQEFGDQDLLQMFMPFGNVISAKVFIDKQTNLSKCFGFVSYDNPVSSQAAIQSMNGFQIGMKRLKVQLKRSKNDSKPY, encoded by the exons ATGATCTCCAAGAAATGTAACGAGAACGACATCCGACTGATGTTCTCACCGTACGGACAGATAGAGGAGTGCCGGATACTTCGAGGCCCTGATGGACTGAGTCGTG GTTGTGCATTTGTGACATTCACAGCTCGACAAATGGCCCAGTCAGCCATCAAGTCCATGCACCAGTCCCAGACCATGGAG GGTTGTTCATCACCCATCGTGGTGAAGTTTGCAGACACTCAGAAGGACAAGGAGCAGAAGCGCATGGcccaacagctgcagcagcagatgcaaCAACTCAGTGCTGCTTCCATGTGGGGAAATCTCACTGGGCTCAACAGTCTTGGGCCACAGTACctagca CTCTACTTACAGTTATTGCAACAGTCAGCCTCGACAGGGAATGCGCTCAACAACCTGCATCCTGTTTCAG gcCTTAATGCCATGCAGAACCTGGCTgctttagcagcagcagcaactgcCACACAGGCCACGGCCACAGGCTCCAGCGCCATGACAACATCTAGTAGCCCACTAAGTGCACTAACAAGCTCAG GCTCCTCCCCAACCTCCAGCAGCAACTCATCAGTGAACCCCATGGCTTCTTTGGGGGCCCTGCAGTCTCTGGCTGCTGGTTCTGGAGCTGGTCTCAACATGGGCTCCCTTGCAG gcaTGGCAGCACTAAATGGCAGCCTTGGTTCTGGAGGCCTGTCTAATGGCTCAGGAAACACCATGGAGGCACTGAGCCAGGCCTACTCAGGCATCCAGCagtatgctgctgctgccctcccCAGCCTGTACAACCAGAGCCTGCTGTCCCAGCAGAGCGTctcagcagcaggcagccaaAAGGAAG GTCCGGAAGGTGCCAACTTGTTCATCTACCACCTTCCCCAGGAGTTTGGAGACCAGGACCTGCTCCAGATGTTTATGCCCTTTGGAAATGTCATCTCTGCTAAAGTCTTCattgacaaacaaacaaacctcagCAAATGTTTTG GCTTTGTGAGCTATGACAACCCTGTGTCATCGCAGGCAGCCATCCAGTCCATGAATGGCTTCCAGATCGGTATGAAGAGGCTGAAGGTGCAGCTGAAGCGCTCAAAGAATGACAGCAAGCCCTATTGA
- the celf1 gene encoding CUGBP Elav-like family member 1 isoform X2: MDSLDPETLYVSPEQTGQPTLPLPNSEVSNLALGGGKKMNGSLDHPDQPDVDAIKMFVGQIPRSWSEEQLRELFEPYGAVYEINVLRDRSQNPPQSKGCCFITYYTRKSALEAQNALHNMKILPGMHHPIQMKPADSEKNNVEDRKLFIGMISKKCNENDIRLMFSPYGQIEECRILRGPDGLSRGCAFVTFTARQMAQSAIKSMHQSQTMEGCSSPIVVKFADTQKDKEQKRMAQQLQQQMQQLSAASMWGNLTGLNSLGPQYLALYLQLLQQSASTGNALNNLHPVSGLNAMQNLAALAAAATATQATATGSSAMTTSSSPLSALTSSGSSPTSSSNSSVNPMASLGALQSLAAGSGAGLNMGSLAGMAALNGSLGSGGLSNGSGNTMEALSQAYSGIQQYAAAALPSLYNQSLLSQQSVSAAGSQKEGPEGANLFIYHLPQEFGDQDLLQMFMPFGNVISAKVFIDKQTNLSKCFGFVSYDNPVSSQAAIQSMNGFQIGMKRLKVQLKRSKNDSKPY; the protein is encoded by the exons tggAAAGAAGATGAATGGGTCTTTGGACCACCCCGACCAACCAGATGTTGATGCCATTAAGATGTTTGTGGGACAGATTCCACGGTCCTGGTCTGAGGAGCAGCTTCGTGAGCTATTTGAGCCTTATGGAGCTGTCTATGAGATTAATGTTCTACGAGACCGCAGCCAGAACCCACCACAGAGCAAAG GCTGCTGTTTTATAACGTACTATACTCGCAAATCTGCCTTGGAAGCACAGAATGCTCTGCACAACATGAAGATTCTGCCAGGG ATGCACCACCCAATCCAGATGAAGCcagctgacagtgaaaaaaacaatg TGGAGGACAGGAAGCTGTTTATTGGAATGATCTCCAAGAAATGTAACGAGAACGACATCCGACTGATGTTCTCACCGTACGGACAGATAGAGGAGTGCCGGATACTTCGAGGCCCTGATGGACTGAGTCGTG GTTGTGCATTTGTGACATTCACAGCTCGACAAATGGCCCAGTCAGCCATCAAGTCCATGCACCAGTCCCAGACCATGGAG GGTTGTTCATCACCCATCGTGGTGAAGTTTGCAGACACTCAGAAGGACAAGGAGCAGAAGCGCATGGcccaacagctgcagcagcagatgcaaCAACTCAGTGCTGCTTCCATGTGGGGAAATCTCACTGGGCTCAACAGTCTTGGGCCACAGTACctagca CTCTACTTACAGTTATTGCAACAGTCAGCCTCGACAGGGAATGCGCTCAACAACCTGCATCCTGTTTCAG gcCTTAATGCCATGCAGAACCTGGCTgctttagcagcagcagcaactgcCACACAGGCCACGGCCACAGGCTCCAGCGCCATGACAACATCTAGTAGCCCACTAAGTGCACTAACAAGCTCAG GCTCCTCCCCAACCTCCAGCAGCAACTCATCAGTGAACCCCATGGCTTCTTTGGGGGCCCTGCAGTCTCTGGCTGCTGGTTCTGGAGCTGGTCTCAACATGGGCTCCCTTGCAG gcaTGGCAGCACTAAATGGCAGCCTTGGTTCTGGAGGCCTGTCTAATGGCTCAGGAAACACCATGGAGGCACTGAGCCAGGCCTACTCAGGCATCCAGCagtatgctgctgctgccctcccCAGCCTGTACAACCAGAGCCTGCTGTCCCAGCAGAGCGTctcagcagcaggcagccaaAAGGAAG GTCCGGAAGGTGCCAACTTGTTCATCTACCACCTTCCCCAGGAGTTTGGAGACCAGGACCTGCTCCAGATGTTTATGCCCTTTGGAAATGTCATCTCTGCTAAAGTCTTCattgacaaacaaacaaacctcagCAAATGTTTTG GCTTTGTGAGCTATGACAACCCTGTGTCATCGCAGGCAGCCATCCAGTCCATGAATGGCTTCCAGATCGGTATGAAGAGGCTGAAGGTGCAGCTGAAGCGCTCAAAGAATGACAGCAAGCCCTATTGA